A single genomic interval of Desulforegula conservatrix Mb1Pa harbors:
- a CDS encoding acetyl-CoA hydrolase/transferase family protein, translating into MGNNQTEYIKKLVSAEDAVKAINSGDWVDYGNFQCAPITLDIALSKRASELNDVKVRAVGFPGLASVATADPSGNSFCYNNWHFTAGDRILHDKGLCSYIPLLYHEGAKLYDQEDLRSDFFIVRTTPMDSAGYFNFGIANSVQKAQADKAKKIIVEVNENMPYCFGGYGEGLHISEVDYIVGTDNRPLVQLGDPKVSDADRAIASLVVNEIPDGACLQLGIGGMPNVIGKMIAESDLKNLGVHTEMLVDSFVDMYEAGRITNSEKAVCPGKMVYTFALGSSKLYEFLHLNPTCASYPVDYVNKPEIIAMNDKVMSINNAVEIDLFGQVSSESSGFRQISGTGGQFDYHYAAFHSRGGKGFICLTSTVTDKNGNLSSRIRPYLNHGTIVTLPRTAVHYVVTEFGMACLKGKSTWQRAEALIEIAHPDFQEELVKESEKMGIWRASNKRDADSMRIRMAG; encoded by the coding sequence ATGGGCAACAATCAGACTGAATATATTAAAAAACTGGTTTCTGCGGAAGATGCTGTAAAAGCCATAAACTCAGGCGACTGGGTGGATTATGGCAATTTCCAGTGCGCCCCCATAACACTCGACATAGCGCTCTCAAAAAGAGCTTCAGAACTGAATGATGTAAAAGTCAGGGCCGTGGGATTTCCAGGGCTCGCATCAGTGGCCACGGCCGATCCTTCCGGAAATTCATTCTGTTATAACAACTGGCATTTCACCGCGGGAGACAGAATTCTCCACGACAAAGGCCTTTGCAGCTATATCCCTCTGCTTTACCATGAAGGAGCCAAATTATATGATCAGGAAGATCTCCGAAGCGATTTTTTTATAGTTAGAACTACGCCCATGGATTCGGCGGGATATTTCAATTTCGGGATAGCAAATTCCGTTCAAAAGGCCCAGGCAGACAAGGCAAAGAAAATCATAGTCGAAGTGAACGAAAACATGCCTTACTGTTTCGGTGGATATGGAGAAGGCCTTCATATTTCTGAAGTTGATTATATTGTTGGAACGGATAACAGGCCTCTTGTCCAGCTTGGAGATCCGAAGGTAAGCGACGCTGACAGGGCAATTGCAAGTCTTGTAGTCAATGAAATACCTGATGGCGCATGTCTCCAGCTTGGTATTGGCGGGATGCCCAACGTGATCGGCAAGATGATAGCTGAATCCGATCTCAAGAATCTTGGCGTTCACACTGAAATGCTTGTTGACTCATTCGTGGATATGTATGAGGCTGGGCGTATCACAAACAGCGAAAAAGCGGTCTGCCCCGGCAAGATGGTTTACACTTTTGCCCTGGGCAGCTCAAAGCTTTACGAGTTTCTGCATCTTAATCCTACTTGCGCGAGTTACCCTGTTGATTATGTTAACAAACCTGAAATTATTGCGATGAATGATAAGGTGATGTCCATCAATAACGCGGTTGAGATCGATCTTTTTGGACAGGTTTCATCTGAATCATCTGGTTTCAGGCAGATTTCCGGCACAGGAGGCCAGTTCGATTATCATTATGCGGCCTTCCATTCCAGAGGCGGAAAGGGTTTTATCTGTCTTACCTCTACGGTAACCGACAAGAATGGCAATCTTTCCTCAAGAATAAGGCCTTATTTGAATCATGGCACCATAGTCACTTTGCCAAGAACAGCCGTGCATTATGTGGTGACCGAATTCGGCATGGCATGTCTCAAAGGTAAATCCACATGGCAGAGAGCCGAGGCTCTGATAGAAATAGCACACCCTGATTTTCAGGAAGAGCTTGTAAAAGAATCGGAAAAAATGGGGATATGGAGAGCGTCAAACAAAAGGGATGCCGACTCCATGCGTATAAGAATGGCTGGATGA